One genomic segment of Musa acuminata AAA Group cultivar baxijiao chromosome BXJ3-3, Cavendish_Baxijiao_AAA, whole genome shotgun sequence includes these proteins:
- the LOC135633279 gene encoding probable phospholipase A2 homolog 1, producing the protein MQGQRERPRVFTACLLLLLLSASASARAGATTHSRAEVNCSNRCVAENCNSIGIRYGKFCGVGWTGCPGEKPCDELDACCKVHDECVEKKGMMSVQCHEKFKTCIKKVKKSRKVGFSKECPYETAMPTMMQGMDMAILFSQLGIQKAEL; encoded by the exons ATGCAAGGTCAACGGGAGCGCCCGCGCGTGTTCACcgcctgcctcctcctcctcctcctctctgccTCCGCCTCCGCCCGCGCTGGTGCCACCACTCATTCCCGTGCCGAG GTCAATTGCAGTAATAGATGTGTCGCGGAGAACTGCAATT CCATTGGGATCCGATATGGGAAGTTCTGCGGTGTGGGTTGGACGGGTTGTCCTGGAGAGAAGCCCTGTGATGAGCTCGACGCTTGTTGCAAAGTCCATGATGAATGCGTTGAGAAAAAAG GTATGATGAGCGTTCAATGCCATGAGAAGTTCAAGACCTGCATCAAGAAGGTGAAGAAGTCCAGAAAGGTTGGGTTCTCTAAAGAATGCCCCTATGAAACAGCAATGCCGACTATGATGCAGGGAATGGATATGGCCATTTTGTTCAGCCAACTGGGCATTCAGAAGGCAGAATTGTGA